A region of the Candidatus Kryptonium sp. genome:
GTCAACGAAACCTTCCCCTCCATCTGACACAGGGATTTTAACAACCTCAAACTTTGAAGAAACTTTTTCAAATGCATTTGCTATTATCTGAGTTGCTTGTATTGAGGTAAGAGAACCTTTGAAGGAATCTGGCGCTACGATGATCTTCATTCGTTTATTTGAATAAAATTTTTTTGAAATCTATGCTGATTTTCGTTCACTTCGGTAAAAGAAAGTGAAAATTTAAGAAAGAGATCTATGTTTTAAGCGGTTTTTAAAAATTTTTGCCGAAAGAATTATTGCTGATTTCATGCTTTCCTCGTTAGCAATAAGTTTCCCCGCGATGTCGTATGCAGTTCCGTGATCTGGAGAAGTTCTAACGATTTTGAGTCCAGCTGAGAAGTTAACAGTTCTGTAAAAATCAATTAACTTCACAGGGATAAGTCCTTGATCATGATACATGGATAGAACGGCGTCGTAATTTTCATATTTTTTCTCGCCGAAAAATCCATCCGCTGGAAAAGGACCTTCAATTTTAATTTTACCTCTATTGAAACGCTTTAAAACGGGTTTGATAATTTTTTCTTCTTCATCACCTATTAAACCGTTCTCTCCCGCATGAGGATTTAAGCCAAGGACAGCTATTGTTGGTGAACTTATGTTGAAGTCAAGATTTAGTGAATCAATCAAGATTTCAATTTTTTCTGTCAACAGCTTTTCTGAAAGAATTTTGCCAACTTTTGATATTGGGACATGTATCGTGACGAGACCGAGCTTGATTTGTTCATTTACAAACATCATCATATATCGTTTTGAGTTGGAAAGCTTAGCTATCATTTCAGTTTGTCCGGGAAAGTTAAATCCAGCAAGTTTTAAAGCTTCTTTTGAGACAGGCGCGGTGCAGATGGCATCAGCTTTGCCTTGAAGACATAGTTCAACTGCTATGTTTATTGATTCGCCTGCGATTTTGCCAGATGTTTTGGTTGGCTTCCCGATATTAATATCAAAATTTCTGAATTCCTTCATCGGAAGAATGTTGATCACATTTATCTCTGACGAAAAGTCATTCTCGTTTTCCATAATGTGAAATTTTAAATTCATCAGCTTGCAATATATCTCAACGATTTTCGGAGGGGATATTATGAAGGATTGAGTTTTTGAAAAAACGATTTTTTGTGATAAAGATTTTATTGCAACTTCTGGACCGATGCCATTTATATCTCCAATTGTCACTGCAATTTTAGGGAGCATAGGTTTCAACCGATGTTAATTTAAAAGAGCCAAATTGATCGACAAAGACAAACTTTCTTTTAATTGGTTCGTAATACCATATTTCTTCTGTTGATCTTCCTGGTGTATATTTTCTTTCAATTCTGGTTGGTTGTCCATAGAGAATGTAAACTTTACCTCTATCTGTTCTTGCACCGTCTCGCTCTCGCATTGTCGCAAAATTTATATACGCGTAATCAACTCTGCGGTAGTATTCAGCCATAAGCTCATTGTAAATTGTTTTCGGCGTCGGATCTCGTTGAGCCCAAAACTCCTTGAACTTTAATAACCTTGCTTGTGGGGTTCCAAATCTTAACTTTGCCATTTCGTCAGGTGTCGCTATGTATTCTAAAATTTCAATTGCGTAATCAAGATTTTGAAGCGAAAACGGCATATCAATCCATTCAACGGTAAATCGTTTTGAAAATGCCTTTTGGATTTCTTTTTCGGTTGCATCTTTAAATTTTACATAAAAATAAAGTTCGTATTCCCCAAGGTCAAGTGAGTCGCCATCAAATGGGATAAGTAAAGAATAATAACTTTGTGGTTGGGATGGGATCAAAAAATATGTGAAAACAGTATCGCCAGGGTTTTCTCTGAAAACAAATTTCCTATCGTTTGTGATCTCGTCAGGTTGAATTGAGGATTTTTTTATTTCTTTCTTCCTTCCGAACTCTGAAAGGAAAAATAAAGTATAGCTAAATTCTGCAGGTTTATCGGTGAATTGAACATAGACAGTAAAATCCCTACCGAAGTTAACTCTATTTCCGATGTTTGTCGGTAGCAAAATTATCGTATCGCCAACTTGCTTGCTTTCTTGAATAATTGTTAAGTCAGATGTTTCAAAGGAGTAAGGTTTAAATGTTTTAAGAGTTATATTTCGTTCTCGTCTTAAAAGCTGGTTGGCTTGTTCATCTTCTATCAAAAGTATCAAACGGTAGTTTCCCGGTGTCAAATCAAAGCGAAAGTTGCCTTGTGTGTAAATATCTTTTGAATTTGTTTCTTCAAAGTTGTCAGTTGCCTTGCGCCCACTGAAAATTTTTCTTGCTATTGATTTGCCATCTTTATCAATGATCTCCGCACTAATTGTAAAGTTTGCGATGTATGTTGGGGAGCTTAGTGGATTTTTTACAAATGTAAGTAGATCGTTAGCGATTCTGAAGTTTACATCAATTCTGCTTTTTGATGTATCTTCGCTTATTAGATTTATAACTTCATAAAAGAAGAGCTTACCAAATTCTCTGTCGGTCGTTGAGAAAAACGGTCGGAAGAGGGGAAGTTGTGCGAACAATGTTGATGTCAAAAACAAAAAAGTTGGAAATAGTTTTCTCATCCTAAAACCTCCAAAATTTTTTCTCTGGCCTTAATTTAAACATATAGATGGGAAAATTCAATTAAAGGTTTAATCGTGGGCTTTTCTGAAAATGTGCTCTTAAATGAGCGTTTTCTTAAAGGTTTGATTAGCACAGCGTGGTTTTAAATTGAAACTTGACAGAGTTTTAAAAAATTGTTATTTTTTCAAAAAAATTAAATAGCAAAATTTTGTGAAGCAAACGCCACTTTACGAAATACATCTTGACCTTGGTGCTGAATTCGGCATTTATTCAGATTGGGAGTTGCCCAAGCATTACATCAATCCTATTGAGGAATATAAGGCGATTAAAAATTTAAGCGCTATAATTGATAGGACATATCTTGGGAAATTGCGGATTTACGGGAAAGATGCAATTGATTTTTTAAATAGAATTTCAACGAATGATCTCCGAGGGCTTTCGCCAGGTATGGGCGTCGGAACAGTGCTGACTGATGAAAAGGGCAAGATGATTGAGGTTTTAACTCTTTACATTTTAAAAGCCACTGAGGA
Encoded here:
- the pdxA gene encoding 4-hydroxythreonine-4-phosphate dehydrogenase PdxA; translated protein: MLPKIAVTIGDINGIGPEVAIKSLSQKIVFSKTQSFIISPPKIVEIYCKLMNLKFHIMENENDFSSEINVINILPMKEFRNFDINIGKPTKTSGKIAGESINIAVELCLQGKADAICTAPVSKEALKLAGFNFPGQTEMIAKLSNSKRYMMMFVNEQIKLGLVTIHVPISKVGKILSEKLLTEKIEILIDSLNLDFNISSPTIAVLGLNPHAGENGLIGDEEEKIIKPVLKRFNRGKIKIEGPFPADGFFGEKKYENYDAVLSMYHDQGLIPVKLIDFYRTVNFSAGLKIVRTSPDHGTAYDIAGKLIANEESMKSAIILSAKIFKNRLKHRSLS
- a CDS encoding GWxTD domain-containing protein translates to MRKLFPTFLFLTSTLFAQLPLFRPFFSTTDREFGKLFFYEVINLISEDTSKSRIDVNFRIANDLLTFVKNPLSSPTYIANFTISAEIIDKDGKSIARKIFSGRKATDNFEETNSKDIYTQGNFRFDLTPGNYRLILLIEDEQANQLLRRERNITLKTFKPYSFETSDLTIIQESKQVGDTIILLPTNIGNRVNFGRDFTVYVQFTDKPAEFSYTLFFLSEFGRKKEIKKSSIQPDEITNDRKFVFRENPGDTVFTYFLIPSQPQSYYSLLIPFDGDSLDLGEYELYFYVKFKDATEKEIQKAFSKRFTVEWIDMPFSLQNLDYAIEILEYIATPDEMAKLRFGTPQARLLKFKEFWAQRDPTPKTIYNELMAEYYRRVDYAYINFATMRERDGARTDRGKVYILYGQPTRIERKYTPGRSTEEIWYYEPIKRKFVFVDQFGSFKLTSVETYAP